Part of the Nicotiana sylvestris chromosome 2, ASM39365v2, whole genome shotgun sequence genome, ACCTCCTCCAAATGCTCCTCCGCCCCCTCCTCAACAGAATCCGCCATACCAAGTTCAACTTCAGAACCAGTTTCCTCAGAATCCAATTCCCTCCCATCCTCAGTCAGAAGCTTATTATCCCCCGGCTGGTCAAGCACCGGAAAACTTAAGTCAGCAGTACCAACTGCCTGCACCACAGCAGCATCAGACTCCACCACCACCTCCACATCAGCAATATCAGTCTACCCCTCCGCCAATGTACTCTCAGCCACCTCCACCTGCTCAACCACAACCCCCTCATTCCTCTGTTAATCCCTCACAACCTCAACCTCTAGTAGGCCATCATCGTGAAGAGACACCTTTTGTACCATCCCAGAATTATCCACCACCAAGCATCCGCCAACCTCCTCATCCATCAAGTGGAGCCCCTCCATCCCAGCAGTTATATGCAGCTCCCCCTAATATGTTTGAGCCCCCACCTAGCAGACCTGGTCCCGGATATTCTGGTGTATATCCACCATCCTCTGTGCATGGTGAACCTTATCCTTATAGCAGTTCCCCACGTCAGTATGGCAGTGGCTCCTCAATGAAACCACCTCAAGTTAACTTACCTGCAATGGGCCAGAGTGGTGGAAGTGGCTATCAGCAGCTCCCCACTGCAAGGATATTACCTCAAGCACTACCTACGGCTTCTGCTGTTAGTAGTGGGTCTAGTTCTCCCAGTACTGGTAATAGGGTTCCTATTGATGATGTTGTTGACAAAGTGACGAACATGGGATTTTCAAGAGACCAAGTAAGGGCAACGGTGCGGAGGTTGACTGAGAGTGGACAGGCTGTCGATTTGAATACAGTGTTGGACAAGTTGATGAATGATGGAGACGTTCAGCCACCACGAGGCTGGTTTGGTCGGTAGCATGTATCCTCTTGTTCAAGTTCCTGTATAGAAATCTGAGTTCAATGTCTAAATTTGCAAAAATTACTTTGCTTGGATTTAAGCGGCATTCTTTACTGGTTTAACGTTCTGCTTCTGACTG contains:
- the LOC104230891 gene encoding uncharacterized protein produces the protein MNTSQYMDKQIMDLSNSQNNNNDFIDLVNPQVDHHISGDPKKEDIVPSYEFHPIRPIGSSSPKSNVDSSNVGAAARAWNSADSKNNTESSIRNYGSLDSTEAAKAIVEKDLSSVYSSLLSEIDHTVKKYADNLLHAMEGVSARLSQLETRSRQIDNSVDELKLSVGNNHGVTDGKLRQLENILRQVQDGVQVIRDKQEIMDAQLQLMKSQAPKVEQEAETHNTTHKDSSQPTASAPLQSHQQFPHVALTQPPSTVPPPNAPPPPPQQNPPYQVQLQNQFPQNPIPSHPQSEAYYPPAGQAPENLSQQYQLPAPQQHQTPPPPPHQQYQSTPPPMYSQPPPPAQPQPPHSSVNPSQPQPLVGHHREETPFVPSQNYPPPSIRQPPHPSSGAPPSQQLYAAPPNMFEPPPSRPGPGYSGVYPPSSVHGEPYPYSSSPRQYGSGSSMKPPQVNLPAMGQSGGSGYQQLPTARILPQALPTASAVSSGSSSPSTGNRVPIDDVVDKVTNMGFSRDQVRATVRRLTESGQAVDLNTVLDKLMNDGDVQPPRGWFGR